Proteins encoded within one genomic window of Thunnus maccoyii chromosome 22, fThuMac1.1, whole genome shotgun sequence:
- the LOC121889569 gene encoding uncharacterized protein LOC121889569: MPLTVRNSSRRRRKTPSEKLPVMAPTRMKLRVRRRDNAAGAAAGGVQPEEEEERNRESGGGRSSRRKNTSNTSTAAAAAAAAATATSSSSPPPSSSASTSARAVLASEEASPDSKCPICLDRFNNLAYLDRCLHRFCFPCIQEWSHNKAECPLCKQPFASILHSVRAEDDFKEYTLRPAPANSSVAATVAMVAAMASAARSDHQMRLMLRRHRATDGGESTTRRRRRERGGRGGGGRRAGERTGVWEWYLDSPPLPLPPLPHHHPAVSPVVAEDSEEGEELGQQRVRGGADLAERGVIFEGLTGLTGAVAPVAPNDRASRRLMTCLVMRQRLQRLQREGGAVRRVRERETVAFRRALYRSGIRVRGVAGVNGNQGQQQRDITAESFRRTPTYLNRLRPWLRRELTVLYGSHGSLVDIVQRIIMARLARHGLEDTPTIEEELRPFLLARTDHFLHELVSFARSPLSLDNYDLQAVYEPPAAAMELDRMSSSTDSSSVIAISEGEEEEEGRAAGANDDIIQAGSCLSLSAWDDETPGPSYSTAEPSCSLAPLSFSPAPQEAANEGGGEKREEEGEEECLIVGYKKPIAERTPELVQLSSDTEEEEKEKKEEDAAEKPPPLSYLPTIPPSTSAAYREEDDRPKEKDAEAGGRRSWSGSSVRSRDSVCTLSPATPGESERRRERESWRDRKQPGGEEAREKRRRKRRRRGREQSRERLRKSGTLYNPNRSIYPAVMRRRSHSPSPFHSSMESGSPLPPSPADSSWEYCCSQVSPLTSSVSSPSRSSSSSSPLCSSPQPSSPPPQTPPPPPPSLSPGDRGNPHHGEKPGGKRKYKSRHLDSNDKDPSWRPSGSRRRERRKERGEKESRRRGRDRGRRRERARRESAGYSGESSSRRCREDRSPSVEIIYEGTIMADTTQPPARKRRRKHRKTQHSSSPVIITLDSDSSHDDDHNKIINSSSSSPLSSQQTVDFSDLPPLPLVHSVGVGGAMDAEIGELPVDILDRGSDGSETEPAGRSKAADPVASDNSDHDVDVENIEDSGSLLGCDDDDDDDDKEPPSIMHRPIRKAETKTTGSQPAGENKATSVIVDGGTEAGVRVSTSDSHLLATILNDLEGIAAPKCDLSSNFEPKCSSDTRKKSFRDHCEGRQAETRHPDFPEERWCNDGRDQSQGFDLPPCHASFPPPPPLQRLKECGVKEDRDVPPLLKQAIPVQSHNRNTPPPLKHKDAGSPHLSPISPIDLNSPDTEPVGVNSPFDSNTNPTASHVDSRLAAKDDQAIPPISTLKKHFTSALALRREMAPTSSIAAIDMHSSCSLATVDSRSTAPSNVGASTIGIHSMSHKSPVDFHSSSGSNADRLPHLDFNSFPSSQLHSSRAGAKEKPSSGHKSSPIELHPVNSLSPVDFHSAKTGWSKERPAHTDSTSRGCRNTTLSSNSCRVAPVDLNPSSSVSAEDTPAGSDVFSGADSNDTSPPVCVSSIDSRTLNPPSPIASHSSSNREKLSERLSLSRVRSVPSTSPSGRLSPIDVRSRSSKSPGDLYSSRAASEGPTDSKSIVNHEDRSPRGHLPPVNSHSSSFARTTIDGHFNHTAFSPTENSVTSQTPQRECSSESEPTVEPHSKLLHTTDSDSKPHNHFDPSSNPQFPIDPSPKHRLPVDSQPSVDSHSKNSRRDFQLHADNHITSSPESVENQWNSSVDAHSHTQSPIDEHSANTVWNTHTRSAT, translated from the exons gtgatGGCGCCCACACGGATGAAACTGCGCGTTCGTCGCCGTGACAACGCGGccggagctgcagcaggaggcGTCCAGccggaggaggaagaggagaggaaccGAGAGAGCGGCGGCGGCcgcagcagcaggaggaagaaCACCAGCAACACTTCGACCGcagctgccgccgccgccgccgccgccaccgccaccTCCTCAtcgtctcctcctccctcctcctccgcctccacCTCGGCGCGGGCGGTGCTGGCGTCGGAGGAGGCGTCGCCTGACTCCAAGTGTCCGATCTGCCTGGACCGCTTCAACAACCTGGCGTACCTGGACCGCTGCCTGCACCGCTTCTGCTTCCCCTGCATCCAGGAGTGGTCGCACAACAAGGCGGAGTGTCCGCTCTGCAAGCAGCCGTTCGCCTCCATCCTGCACTCCGTCCGCGCCGAGGACGACTTCAAGGAGTACACGCTGCGGCCGGCGCCCGCCAACAGCAGCGTCGCCGCCACGGTCGCCATGGTGGCGGCCATGGCGTCGGCGGCGAGGAGCGACCATCAGATGAGGCTGATGCTGAGGAGGCACAGAGCGACCGACGGCGGAGAAAGCACGACAAGGAGGCGGAGAcgggagagaggggggagaggcGGGGGAGGCAGGAGGGCGGGCGAGAGGACGGGGGTGTGGGAGTGGTACCTGgattctcctcctcttcctctccctcctcttcctcatcaccATCCCGCCGTCTCTCCCGTCGTGGCGGAGGACAGCGAGGAGGGTGAGGAGCTGGGGCAGcagagggtgaggggaggggcGGATCTGGCGGAGCGCGGGGTGATCTTCGAGGGTCTGACGGGTCTCACGGGGGCAGTGGCTCCCGTGGCGCCGAACGACCGGGCGTCACGGCGGCTGATGACCTGTCTGGTGATGAGGCAGCGGCTGCAGCGGCTGCAGAGGGAAGGCGGCGCCGTGCGgcgggtgagagagagagagacggtggCCTTCCGCCGCGCCCTCTACCGCAGCGGGATACGGGTCCGTGGGGTTGCCGGGGTCAACGGTAACCAGGGACAGCAGCAGCGTGACATCACAGCAGAGAGCTTCCGCCGGACCCCCACCTACCTGAACAGACTCCGCCCCTGGCTGCGGCGAGAGCTCACGGTGCTGTACGGCTCACACGGCTCGCTAGTCGACATCGTCCAGCGCATCATCATGGCGCGCCTCGCCCGCCACGGCCTGGAGGACACGCCCACAATCGAAGAGGAGCTGCGGCCGTTCCTATTGGCTCGCACCGACCACTTCCTGCACGAGCTGGTCAGCTTCGCCCGCTCGCCGCTCAGCCTGGACAACTACGACCTGCAGGCGGTGTACGAGCCGCCGGCCGCCGCCATGGAGCTGGACAGGATGAGCAGCTCCACCGACAGCAGCTCCGTCATCGCCATCTCGGAgggcgaggaagaggaggaggggcggGCAGCCGGCGCTAACGATGACATCATCCAAGCAGGAAGTTGTCTCAGTCTGTCAGCCTGGGACGACGAAACGCCAGGCCCCTCCTACTCTACCGCCGAACCGTCGTGTTCGTTGGCCCCGCTGTCGTTTAGCCCCGCCCCCCAGGAGGCAGCCAAtgaggggggaggagagaagCGGGAGGAGGAGGGCGAGGAGGAGTGTCTGATCGTCGGATACAAGAAGCCGATAGCGGAGCGGACTCCTGAGCTGGTTCAGCTGTCCTCCGACAccgaagaagaggagaaggagaagaaggaggaggacgCGGCGgagaaacccccccccctctcttaTTTACCCACAATCCCTCCCTCCACGTCAGCCGCCTACAGAGAGGAAGACGACAGGCCGAAGGAGAAAGACGCGGAGGCCGGCGGGCGCCGCTCGTGGTCGGGCAGCTCGGTCAGAAGCCGGGACTCGGTGTGCACGCTCAGCCCGGCGACGCCCGGAGAGAGCGAGCGGcggcgggagagagagagctggagagacaGGAAGCAGCCGGGCGGCGAGGAGgcgagagagaagaggaggaggaagaggaggaggagaggacggGAGCAGAGTCGCGAGCGGCTGAGGAAGAGCGGCACGCTTTATAACCCCAACCGCTCCATTTATCCCGCCGTGATGCGCCGCCGCTCACACTCGCCCTCGCCGTTTCACTCCAGCATGGAGTCCGGCTCGCCGCTGCCTCCCAGCCCGGCAGATTCCAGCTGGGAATACTGCTGCTCCCAGGTCTCCCCTCTCACCTCCTCCGTCTCCTCGCCCTcacgctcctcctcctcctcctcgccccTCTGCTCCTCCCCGCAGCCGTCGTCACCACCGCCACAGACGCCGCCGCCGCCTCCGCCCTCGCTCTCCCCCGGCGACCGCGGCAACCCTCACCACGGCGAGAAACCCGGCGGGAAGAGGAAATACAAGAGCCGCCACCTGGACAGCAACGACAAGGACCCGAGCTGGAGGCCGAGCGGCAGCCGCCGgcgggagaggaggaaggagcgCGGCGAGAAGGAGAGCAGGAGGCGCggcagagacagagggaggaggagggagagagcgagGAGGGAGAGCGCCGGCTACAGCGGGGAGAG cagcagcaggaggtgcCGAGAAGACCGGAGTCCCAGCGTGGAGATCATCTACGAGGGAACCATCATGGCCGACACGACGCAACCTCCAGCACGCAAACGCCGCAGGAAACACCGCAAGACACAACACAGCAG TTCTCCGGTCATCATCACCCTCGACAGTGACAGCAGCCACGACGACGACCACAACAAGatcatcaacagcagcagcagcagtccgCTCAGCAGCCAGCAGACCGTCGACTTCTCGGACCTTCCTCCCCTCCCGTTGGTGCATTCAGTCGGTGTGGGCGGGGCCATGGACGCGGAAATCGGCGAGCTTCCCGTGGACATCCTGGACAGAGGGTCTGACGGGTCGGAGACGGAGCCGGCGGGCAGATCCAAAGCTGCAGATCCCGTCGCCAGTGACAACAGCGATCATGACGTGGACGTGGAGAACATCGAGGACAGCGGTTCACTGCTGGGatgcgatgatgatgatgatgatgatgataaagaaCCACCGTCTATCATGCATAGACCAATCAGAAAGGCTGAAACAAAGACAACTGGCTCTCAGCCAGCGGGAGAGAACAAAGCTACTTCAGTTATAGTAGATGGTGGAACTGAGGCGGGGGTTCGGGTCTCGACCTCTGACAGCCATCTACTAGCAACGATCCTCAACGACCTGGAGGGAATCGCTGCTCCTAAATGTGACCTTTCATCAAACTTTGAGCCCAAATGTTCATCTGACACCAGAAAAAAGAGTTTTAGGGATCATTGTGAGGGACGCCAGGCTGAAACAAGACATCCGGATTTCCCTGAAGAGCGATGGTGTAACGACGGCAGAGACCAAAGTCAGGGTTTTGACTTGCCGCCATGTCACGCCTCCTTCCCCCCGCCGCCTCCTCTGCAGCGACTGAAGGAGTGCGGGGTCAAAGAGGACAGGGACGTCCCTCCACTCCTCAAACAGGCCATCCCCGTTCAGTCGCACAACCGCAACACGCCGCCGCCATTAAAACACAAGGATGCCGGGAGTCCACACCTGTCCCCCATCTCACCCATTgacctgaactcacctgacaCTGAACCAGTCGGTGTAAATTCTCCCTTTGACTCGAATACAAATCCCACCGCATCCCATGTTGACTCCCGTTTGGCTGCTAAAGACGACCAGGCCATCCCTCCCATTTCAACgctgaaaaaacatttcaccAGCGCTTTGGCTTTAAGGAGAGAGATGGCCCCTACGAGCAGCATCGCAGCCATTGACATGCATTCGTCCTGTAGTTTAGCAACTGTTGACTCCCGTTCAACTGCTCCTTCTAACGTCGGAGCATCGACCATCGGCATCCATTCCATGAGCCACAAATCTCCCGTTGACTTCCATTCTTCTTCTGGGTCAAATGCGGACCGCTTACCGCATCTTGACTTCAATTCTTTTCCATCTTCACAGTTACATTCCAGCCGTGCTGGCGCAAAGGAAAAACCTTCATCTGGTCATAAGTCGTCACCCATTGAGTTGCATCCTGTGAATTCTTTATCTCCCGTTGATTTCCATTCAGCCAAAACTGGCTGGTCCAAAGAGAGACCAGCTCACACCGACTCTACCTCCAGAGGTTGCCGGAATACGACTCTTAGCTCGAATTCCTGTCGGGTAGCACCCGTTGACCTCAATCCTTCCAGCAGCGTCTCTGCTGAAGACACGCCGGCAGGAAGTGATGTTTTCTCAGGAGCCGACTCTAACGACACATCAcctcctgtttgtgtttcatccATTGACTCCAGGACTCTAAACCCCCCCTCACCCATTGCCTCCCACTCATCCAGTAACAGAGAGAAACTGTCAGAAAGGCTTTCACTGTCCAGAGTTAGATCAGTGCCATCAACGAGTCCCAGCGGCAGGTTGTCACCCATTGATGTCCGTTCTAGGAGTTCTAAATCTCCTGGTGACCTTTACTCCTCCCGTGCAGCTTCAGAGGGACCGACAGACAGTAAGTCAATAGTCAATCATGAGGATAGATCGCCTCGTGGTCACCTGCCACCTGTTAACTCACATTCTTCCAGCTTTGCTCGCACCACGATTGACGGACACTTCAACCACACGGCCTTCTCTCCCACCGAAAACAGCGTTACCTCGCAAACACCACAGAGAGAGTGCAGTTCTGAGTCCGAACCTACCGTTGAACCCCACTCAAAACTTCTGCACACCACTGACTCTGATTCCAAACCTCACAACCACTTCGATCCCAGTTCCAACCCACAGTTCCCCATCGATCCCAGCCCAAAACATCGTCTCCCCGTTGACTCTCAGCCATCCGTCGACTCTCATTCGAAAAACTCCCGGAGAGACTTTCAGCTCCACGCAGACAATCACATCACATCTTCCCCCGAATCCGTGGAGAACCAGTGGAACTCCTCCGTCGAcgctcattcacacactcagtCGCCCATTGACGAACACTCAGCCAACACTGTCtggaacacacatacacgctccGCCACGTAG